One Chlorobaculum limnaeum genomic window carries:
- the cas7c gene encoding type I-C CRISPR-associated protein Cas7/Csd2 has translation MKPVDKRYDFVLLFDVKDGNPNGDPDAGNLPRIDAETGVGLVTDVCLKRKVRNFIWIVKSGERPYDIYVKEKGVLGRAHFQAFNELGINIGEASGKEISDKELLEILNEVELPEGVRFEMKDEKGLLVIEADADKNEIKNWLKENKSWVAKSVITVIEQALKDSKPRKPTPDETSKGRDKMCQDYYDIRTFGAVMALKSAPNCGQVRGPVQMTFARSVEPVVALEHSITRMAVATEAEAEKQSGENRTMGRKYTIPYGLYRAHGFISAHLAFKTGFSEDDLNLFWESLLYMFEHDRSAARGLMSTRGLYVFEHSSALGNAAAHKLFERINIVRKSGSEGPARSFEDYAVLIDESALEGVKLHKLL, from the coding sequence ATGAAACCTGTTGACAAGCGATATGATTTCGTTTTGCTGTTTGATGTAAAGGATGGAAATCCGAATGGTGACCCTGATGCAGGTAACCTTCCTCGTATCGATGCGGAAACCGGAGTCGGTCTGGTAACAGATGTATGCCTCAAAAGGAAAGTCAGGAATTTTATCTGGATCGTCAAAAGCGGTGAAAGACCTTATGATATTTATGTCAAAGAAAAAGGCGTGTTGGGTCGTGCTCATTTTCAGGCATTCAATGAGCTTGGTATCAATATAGGCGAAGCATCCGGAAAAGAGATATCCGACAAAGAGTTGCTCGAAATCCTGAACGAAGTGGAGCTGCCTGAAGGTGTAAGATTCGAGATGAAAGATGAAAAAGGTTTGCTTGTTATTGAGGCTGATGCCGATAAAAACGAAATCAAAAACTGGCTTAAAGAAAATAAAAGTTGGGTTGCCAAGAGCGTGATAACAGTTATTGAGCAAGCGTTGAAGGATTCAAAACCAAGAAAACCTACACCTGATGAAACCAGCAAGGGTCGTGACAAAATGTGTCAGGACTATTATGATATCAGAACGTTTGGCGCCGTGATGGCTCTCAAATCGGCTCCGAATTGCGGTCAGGTTCGCGGTCCCGTTCAAATGACATTCGCCCGCTCTGTCGAACCGGTGGTCGCTCTGGAGCACAGCATAACCAGAATGGCGGTAGCAACTGAAGCCGAAGCAGAAAAGCAGAGTGGTGAGAACCGTACGATGGGCCGAAAATACACCATTCCGTATGGCCTTTATCGTGCTCACGGTTTTATTTCAGCACATCTGGCTTTTAAAACGGGCTTTTCGGAAGATGATCTGAACCTGTTCTGGGAGTCTCTTTTATATATGTTCGAGCATGATCGTTCGGCGGCCAGGGGTTTGATGTCAACGCGCGGACTCTACGTCTTCGAACACAGTTCAGCATTGGGCAACGCTGCGGCGCATAAGTTGTTCGAGCGAATCAACATAGTGAGAAAATCCGGTTCCGAAGGCCCTGCGCGTTCATTCGAAGACTATGCCGTTCTAATTGACGAGAGTGCGCTCGAAGGGGTGAAACTGCATAAGCTGCTCTGA
- the cas8c gene encoding type I-C CRISPR-associated protein Cas8c/Csd1, with protein sequence MILQALYNYYRQKAADPESGIAPPGFEWKEIPFIIVIDMDGNFIALEDTRKGKTKRGETYLLPKSTGRSGSNSWMTSNLLWDHYGYVLGIPRGDDAKSNEMAKKQLLTFVQNVESLKEHLGKNDAVAAVALFYEKEEYKKVSSSDKWHECMKIIGCNMSFRIKDDAFLIPCSKSVRLYVESLDLNQSDEEGLGICLLTGLYGPIARIHGDTPINKDSKKIVSFQKNSGYDSYGKEQAYNAPISKIAEFAYTTALNGLLSRNSKNKVQIGDITIVFWAERQSELEQLFPSFFCFPKTDDSEVDARAVAALNDNACLSVTDGESERFCVLGLGPNAARISVRFWHESTDGEIAAAIRQHFEDIDIVRSTYDTGHYSVYWLLSAMATENKIDNIPSNMASQILRAIVTGEAYPLTMLHQTVLRIRAMRNVRRMQAGILKAYLNRSSRIHSFSEKEAISMSLDETNMRTGYLLGRLFAVLEKIQEQGVPGIHSTIRDHYYASASSTPSTVFPQLLKMKNYHLERIKVRGLRRKYENLLSEIMNRIQPDMPSGLVMEEQARFALGYYHQKSDFNKSLIIQ encoded by the coding sequence ATGATTTTGCAGGCACTCTATAACTATTACCGGCAAAAAGCAGCCGATCCGGAAAGCGGCATTGCGCCACCGGGATTCGAATGGAAAGAAATACCATTTATCATAGTTATCGATATGGATGGGAATTTTATTGCCCTTGAAGATACACGTAAAGGCAAAACTAAAAGAGGTGAGACCTATTTGCTCCCAAAGTCGACAGGGAGGTCTGGTTCCAACTCATGGATGACCAGTAATTTGCTTTGGGATCATTATGGTTATGTGCTGGGAATCCCCAGAGGAGATGATGCTAAAAGCAACGAAATGGCTAAAAAGCAGCTACTCACATTTGTACAAAATGTCGAATCATTGAAGGAACATCTTGGAAAAAATGATGCAGTCGCCGCAGTTGCTTTGTTTTATGAGAAAGAAGAGTATAAAAAAGTGTCGAGTTCCGATAAGTGGCACGAATGCATGAAAATCATTGGTTGTAACATGAGCTTCCGGATCAAAGATGATGCTTTCTTGATTCCTTGCAGCAAAAGCGTTCGATTATATGTTGAGTCTCTTGATTTAAATCAAAGTGATGAAGAAGGACTTGGCATTTGTCTTCTGACAGGATTGTATGGGCCTATAGCTCGAATACATGGCGATACGCCGATAAATAAGGATTCAAAAAAAATCGTTTCTTTTCAGAAAAATTCAGGTTACGATTCATATGGAAAAGAACAGGCGTATAATGCTCCAATAAGCAAAATAGCTGAATTTGCCTATACGACAGCGTTAAACGGACTTCTCTCACGTAACTCAAAAAATAAAGTTCAAATAGGTGATATTACCATAGTCTTTTGGGCAGAGAGGCAGAGTGAATTAGAGCAGTTATTTCCTTCTTTTTTTTGTTTTCCCAAAACTGATGACTCCGAGGTCGATGCTCGGGCAGTAGCCGCTCTGAATGACAATGCCTGTCTTTCCGTTACTGACGGAGAGTCTGAGCGGTTTTGCGTGTTGGGACTGGGGCCGAACGCGGCCAGAATATCAGTGAGATTCTGGCATGAAAGCACTGATGGTGAAATTGCGGCTGCCATACGACAGCATTTTGAAGATATCGATATTGTTCGATCAACTTATGATACTGGACATTATTCAGTGTATTGGTTACTGTCAGCGATGGCGACAGAAAACAAGATTGACAATATTCCATCGAACATGGCATCACAAATTCTTCGGGCTATCGTTACGGGTGAGGCGTATCCATTAACGATGCTTCATCAGACCGTGCTGCGTATCCGTGCAATGCGGAACGTGAGGAGAATGCAGGCTGGAATATTGAAGGCTTACCTGAACCGTTCTTCCAGAATTCATTCATTCAGTGAAAAGGAGGCAATATCCATGAGTCTTGATGAAACGAACATGAGAACTGGATACCTGCTTGGAAGGTTGTTTGCTGTTCTTGAAAAAATTCAGGAGCAGGGAGTTCCTGGTATTCATAGCACTATACGTGACCATTATTATGCATCAGCATCGTCAACGCCATCGACAGTGTTTCCTCAATTATTGAAAATGAAGAATTACCATCTTGAAAGAATTAAAGTTAGAGGGTTGAGGCGTAAATACGAAAATTTGCTATCAGAAATCATGAACAGGATTCAACCCGATATGCCCTCTGGATTGGTAATGGAAGAACAGGCACGGTTTGCTTTAGGATATTATCATCAAAAGAGTGATTTTAACAAATCCTTAATTATACAATAA
- the cas5c gene encoding type I-C CRISPR-associated protein Cas5c: MEYFNKTFCLEVKGDFACFTRPEMKVERVSYDVITPSAARAVFESIFWKPAVRWRIRKIDVLRPVKWISVRRNELGVVMSNNGGIYIDDTDNQGGLKHRQQRASLLLRDVAYRLYADLEFIPPSDRTKGCNSLAAPSEEAWEKEMLRKDENPGKYYAMFERRARKGQCFNQPYLGCREFSCEFRYVEDLSKEPEPIDETRDLGFMLYDLDFKNPQNPSPAFFRAQMNSGIIDVPDWESEEVKK, translated from the coding sequence ATGGAATATTTCAACAAAACCTTCTGTCTCGAGGTAAAAGGGGATTTTGCCTGTTTTACAAGACCTGAAATGAAGGTTGAACGAGTAAGTTATGACGTGATTACGCCATCTGCAGCGCGTGCGGTATTCGAGTCCATATTCTGGAAGCCGGCTGTACGGTGGAGAATTCGTAAGATCGACGTGTTACGGCCAGTCAAATGGATATCTGTTCGCCGTAATGAGTTGGGGGTTGTCATGAGCAATAACGGAGGAATATATATTGATGATACAGATAATCAGGGGGGATTGAAACACCGTCAGCAAAGAGCAAGTCTTTTGCTTCGTGATGTCGCTTACCGGTTGTATGCCGATCTGGAATTTATTCCACCATCAGACAGAACGAAAGGGTGCAATTCGCTTGCCGCGCCATCAGAAGAGGCTTGGGAAAAAGAGATGTTACGGAAAGATGAGAATCCAGGGAAATATTATGCCATGTTTGAGCGTCGGGCCAGAAAAGGACAGTGTTTCAACCAGCCATATCTTGGTTGCCGTGAGTTCAGTTGTGAATTCAGGTATGTCGAAGATCTTTCAAAAGAGCCAGAGCCAATCGATGAAACGAGGGATCTTGGTTTTATGCTGTATGATCTCGATTTCAAAAATCCACAAAATCCATCCCCAGCATTTTTTCGTGCACAGATGAATAGCGGAATAATAGACGTGCCAGATTGGGAAAGTGAAGAGGTAAAAAAATGA
- a CDS encoding cytochrome-c peroxidase, with protein MTKKSFVAALTIMATATACSSKTPPKPTEKPANQQAITQKRGDEPVKIIQPAKISDQALVELGKKLFFDPRLSKSGFISCNSCHNLGMGGSDNLKTSIGHKWNRGPINAPTVLNSSMNLAQFWDGRAKDLKEQAGGPIANPGEMGYTHELAVAELQTIPGYVDEFKAIFGTEKIDIDKITKAIAAFEETLVTPNSPFDEWLKGDDNAITKEELEGYELFKSSGCTACHNGAALGGNSFQKMGVVEPYKTTNPAEGREAVTGKDADRFNFKVPTLRNVELTYPYFHDGAAQTLGQAVDIMGKIQLGKAFTPEENAKIVAFLKTLTGDQPSFLLPILPPSSDKSPRHNPFN; from the coding sequence ATGACAAAAAAATCGTTCGTTGCAGCGCTCACGATCATGGCCACAGCAACAGCTTGCTCTTCGAAAACTCCGCCAAAACCAACAGAAAAGCCCGCGAATCAACAGGCCATCACCCAGAAGAGAGGCGATGAACCCGTAAAAATTATTCAACCGGCAAAGATTTCCGACCAGGCGCTTGTCGAACTCGGCAAGAAACTCTTTTTCGACCCGAGGCTCTCTAAATCCGGATTCATCTCGTGTAATTCGTGCCACAATCTTGGTATGGGCGGAAGCGACAATCTCAAGACTTCGATTGGCCACAAATGGAACAGAGGCCCCATCAACGCTCCCACAGTGCTGAACTCAAGCATGAATCTCGCCCAGTTCTGGGATGGCCGTGCCAAAGACCTGAAAGAACAGGCTGGCGGTCCGATCGCAAATCCAGGTGAAATGGGTTATACTCATGAACTTGCGGTAGCAGAGTTGCAGACGATCCCCGGGTATGTGGATGAGTTCAAGGCTATATTCGGAACGGAAAAAATCGACATCGACAAGATTACCAAAGCAATCGCTGCGTTCGAAGAGACACTCGTTACGCCGAACTCTCCTTTCGACGAATGGCTGAAAGGCGATGACAACGCCATCACCAAAGAGGAGCTTGAAGGATACGAGCTGTTCAAATCGAGCGGCTGCACCGCCTGCCACAATGGAGCGGCTCTCGGAGGAAACTCGTTCCAGAAAATGGGAGTCGTCGAGCCATACAAGACGACCAATCCCGCCGAGGGACGGGAAGCCGTTACCGGCAAGGATGCTGACCGCTTCAATTTCAAGGTGCCAACATTGAGAAACGTCGAGCTGACCTATCCGTACTTCCATGATGGAGCGGCGCAGACGCTTGGTCAAGCGGTTGACATCATGGGAAAAATCCAGCTTGGAAAGGCATTTACACCGGAAGAGAACGCAAAAATCGTCGCCTTCCTGAAGACCCTGACCGGCGATCAGCCAAGCTTCTTGCTGCCCATTTTGCCTCCATCGTCCGACAAGTCGCCCCGGCACAATCCATTCAACTGA